TTTAGCTCCATCATTTTCTTATCCAGATGGATTAGGTGAAAAAACATCAGAGTGGATATCAAAGATAGATTCGTATATTAAATTAAATGCAAATGCTATTATAATTGATTTTTCACAAACAAATGTTTCTCCAGATAAAGCTATAACTATTTTAAAAAAATTTTCTAAAGTAGTATTTCCTAAATATAAAAAATTAAGCAGTTAAACTGGGTTCAGTAATAGCTTCTTTTTTACGATATTTAGGTAAATATTTACGAATAGTAGAAGGATCAGCACGTTTTAATTCACTTTCAGGAAGCATACTAAGCAATTCCCAGCCTAAATCTAAAGTTTTTTCAAAACTACGATCTTCATAATAACCTTGATTTATAAAACGACGTTCAAACTCATCAGCAAAATGTAAATATAAACGATCCATTTCACTTAAAGCTTCTTCGCCTATAACAGCTATCAATTCACGAACACGTCTTCCTTCAGCATAAGCATAATATAAGCAATCACTAACTTCACGATGGTCTTCACGAGTTAAACCTTTACCTATACCTTCTTTCATTAAACGACTTAGAGAAGGAAAAACGTCAATAGGTGGATATATGCCTTTACGATGTAAACCACGGTCTAAAAATATCTGTCCTTCTGTTATATAGCCGGTAAGGTCAGGAATTGGATGAGTAATATCATCATGAGGCATGGTCACAACAGGCATTTGCGTGATTGTTCCTTTTCTTCCATGTATTCTTCCTGCTCTTTCATATATTGTTGCTAAATCTGTATACATGTATCCTGGATATCCTCTCCTTCCAGGCACTTCTTCTCTTGCTGCTGATATCTCTCTTAATGCTTCGCAATAGTTTGTCATATCACTTAATATTACTAGTATGTGCATGTTATAAGTATATGCTAGATATTCTGCTATTGTTAATGCTATTCTTGGTGTTATTATTCTTTCGATTGCAGGATCATCTGCTAAATTTAAAATCATTATAGTTTTTGCTAATGCCCCTCTTTTTTCAGCTTCTTCTTTAAAGAATCTCGCTTCATCTGCCGTTATCCCTAATGCTGCAAATATTACTAAAAATTCTTCTTCTTTACCAGGTACTTTTGCTTGTCTTATTATTTGTGCTACTAATTGATTGTGCGGCAATCCTGTTCCAGTAAATATTGGTAATTTTTGTCCTCTTACAAGCGTATTCATCCCATCTATTGCTGATATTCCTGTTTGTATTGGTTCTCTTGGATATTCTCTTGTGTATGGATTTAGCGGTGATCCATGAATATCTATTTCATCTTCTGGTATTATTGATGGCCCCCCATCTATTGGTCTTGCAGAACCATCAAATATTCTTCCTATCATTTCTTGTGCTACTGGTATTTTTATAGTTTCTCCTGTAAATTTTACTAATGTTTTGTCTATATCAAGCCCACTTGTCCCTTCAAATACTTGTATTATCGCTCTATTTTCGCTTACTTCTAATACCTGTCCTCTTCTTATCTCTCCATTTGGTAATTCTATTTCTACAAGTTCTCCGTAAGCTACATCTTTTGTTGCCTCCATGAATAATAACGGACCTGATATCGTTGTTAATGTTTGATACTTTTTTTCTGGTTTTAGCGCCATTTCGATTCACTTTTTTCTATTTTTGTTTTTATTTTTGTTTTATAAATATCTTTCCGTTTAAACTACATAACAATTAAAAAATTTAAATTAATTTTTATTAAACATTTTTAGATTTCAAGGAATCATATTTTTTAAAAAACTCAAATCAATTTAGAATATTATTAATTAAACTCTAAAGTCGAATAAAGGTATTCTATAGAAATAACACCTTCTCTTACGAGAGCTATTTTGCCATTACTTAAATCTATAATTGTAGAAGGTTTACTATATTTACATTTTCCACAATCTAAAATCAAATCTACATATTTCCCAATTTGTTTTATTGAAATTTCAGCATTAATAGGATTTTCACCTCCTGAAATATTAGCTGAAGTTGCAGTAAGGGGGAAGTTTATGCTATTCAAAATTTTTAAAGCTATTTCATTTTCAGGTATTCTAAAACTAAATTTTTGTGTAGGTGAAAGCTCTTTAGGTAGAACATAAGAAGGTAAAATTATTGTTAAAGGCCCTGGTAAAAATTTTTTTGCAATTTTTTCAGCAATTTCATTAAATGCAAAATATTTTTTTGCTTCTTCCAAATTTTTTAAAGCTATTGATATTGGTTTATTATAATCTCTACCTTTTACTTTAAAAACTTTCTTTATAGCTTCTTTACTTAAAGCATTTGCACCTAAAGCATATAAAGTATCTGTTGGATAAACTATAAGCCCATTATTTTCTAAAATATTTTTAATTTCTTCTAAAATATCTTTATTTATAGTATTTTTTATTTTTATAATTTTCATGATTACTTTTAATTTATAATATTTTCCTTTAATAAAAATCTTAATTTAGTATAAAATTACTTAGTTTCAGCTTCTAAACTTATTTTTAGTAAATTATTTATTTCTTCATCAATTCTTTGTCTAATATTTTTTGCTATTTCTTCTATTTTATCGTATGGTTGTATTTTCATTCTAGCAATTTCTTCTCTAATAGGTGATCCTAAAATTTTTTGAAGCGGAACTCCTTTCTCTACAGCTGTTGAAACTTTTTCATAAAAGTATATTATTGTTTTTAGCATGTGATAGCTTTTACTTAATGGACAATAGCTATCTATTGGATGGTATGCATGTTGCATTAAATAATCTTCTTTTATCATTTTAGCTGCTTCTAATATTGCTCTTTGTGGATCAGATAAAGCATCTGGACCAACTAGTCTAACTATTTCTTCAAGTTCAGCATCTTGTTGCAATATATACATTGCTTTCTCTCTTAATTCATTCCATTCTCTTGATAATTTTTCTTCAAACCATTTTTGAAGTGAAGTAGTGTATAATGAATAGCTTGTTAACCAATGTATTGCTGGAAAATGTCTTCTATATGCTAATTCAGTATCTAAAGCCCAAAATACTTTTACCATTCTTAATGTAGATTGTGTAACAGGTTCTGAAAAATCTCCTCCAGGAGGAGAAACTGCTCCAACTATACTAATAGATCCTACTCTATAATCACTTCCTAAACAAATTATTCTTCCTGCTCTTTCATAAAATTCAGCTATTCTAGATGCTAAATAAGCTGGATAACCTTCTTCTCCAGGCATTTCTTCCAATCTTCCAGATACTTCTCTTAATGCTTCAGCCCATCTACTTGTCGAATCTGCTTGCATGGCTATATCGTATCCCATATCTCTATAATATTCAGCCATTGTTATTCCAGTATATACAGATGCTTCTCTAGCAGCAATTGGCATATTTGAAACATTCGCAACAAGTATTGTTCTATTCATTAATGGTTGTCCACTCCTAGGATCTTTTAAACTTGGAAATCTTTCAAGTACCTCAGCCATTTCATTTCCTCTTTCTCCACATCCAATGAATAATACTATATCAGCATCTGCCCATTGGGCTAATTGGTGTTGCATAACTGTTTTCCCAGTTCCAAAACCACCTGGTATAGCTGCAGTCCCTCCTTTACATATAGGGAAAAACGTATCTATTATTCTTTGTCCAGTAATAAGGGGGACATCGCTTGGCATTCTTTCTTTAAATGGTCTAGGTTTTCTAACAGGCCATGTATGAAACATTTTAATTTCTTCTTTTCCGGAAAATGTTTCAATTATTGCTATAGTATCCAATACTGTATAATCTCCTTCCGACACAACTTCGATTACTTTACCATTTTTCTCTGGATGAAGTAAAACTTTATGTGTTACTAAAGGGGTTTCTTGAACTACTCCTAAAATATCCCCCCCAATAATTTTATCTCCTTTCTTTATAATAGGTTTAAAATGCCATTTTTTATCCCTATTTAAAGCTGGAGTATATACTCCTCTCTTTATAAATGGACCTACTAATGAAGCCACGCTTGGCAATGGTCTTTGCACACCATCATATATTTGACCTATTAATCCAGGTCCTAATTCAACGGATAATGGCTTACCTGTTCCCTCTACTTTTTCTCCGGGTTTTATACCATTTGTTTCTTCATATACTTGTATAGTAGCCCTATCCCCTTCAAGCCTAATAATTTCTCCTATAAGTTCAAGTTCACCAACTTTTACAAGTTCATACATTTGGGCTTTAGACATATTTTTTGCAATAACTACTGGACCAGAAACTCTTGATATTATACCTTTAGCTAACATTTTCTATAACCCAGATTATTCTATATTTTTAAAAGTTCTATTTTTTTCTAATTTAT
The DNA window shown above is from Nitrososphaerota archaeon and carries:
- a CDS encoding L-threonylcarbamoyladenylate synthase, encoding MKIIKIKNTINKDILEEIKNILENNGLIVYPTDTLYALGANALSKEAIKKVFKVKGRDYNKPISIALKNLEEAKKYFAFNEIAEKIAKKFLPGPLTIILPSYVLPKELSPTQKFSFRIPENEIALKILNSINFPLTATSANISGGENPINAEISIKQIGKYVDLILDCGKCKYSKPSTIIDLSNGKIALVREGVISIEYLYSTLEFN
- a CDS encoding V-type ATP synthase subunit A: MLAKGIISRVSGPVVIAKNMSKAQMYELVKVGELELIGEIIRLEGDRATIQVYEETNGIKPGEKVEGTGKPLSVELGPGLIGQIYDGVQRPLPSVASLVGPFIKRGVYTPALNRDKKWHFKPIIKKGDKIIGGDILGVVQETPLVTHKVLLHPEKNGKVIEVVSEGDYTVLDTIAIIETFSGKEEIKMFHTWPVRKPRPFKERMPSDVPLITGQRIIDTFFPICKGGTAAIPGGFGTGKTVMQHQLAQWADADIVLFIGCGERGNEMAEVLERFPSLKDPRSGQPLMNRTILVANVSNMPIAAREASVYTGITMAEYYRDMGYDIAMQADSTSRWAEALREVSGRLEEMPGEEGYPAYLASRIAEFYERAGRIICLGSDYRVGSISIVGAVSPPGGDFSEPVTQSTLRMVKVFWALDTELAYRRHFPAIHWLTSYSLYTTSLQKWFEEKLSREWNELREKAMYILQQDAELEEIVRLVGPDALSDPQRAILEAAKMIKEDYLMQHAYHPIDSYCPLSKSYHMLKTIIYFYEKVSTAVEKGVPLQKILGSPIREEIARMKIQPYDKIEEIAKNIRQRIDEEINNLLKISLEAETK
- a CDS encoding V-type ATP synthase subunit B, which produces MALKPEKKYQTLTTISGPLLFMEATKDVAYGELVEIELPNGEIRRGQVLEVSENRAIIQVFEGTSGLDIDKTLVKFTGETIKIPVAQEMIGRIFDGSARPIDGGPSIIPEDEIDIHGSPLNPYTREYPREPIQTGISAIDGMNTLVRGQKLPIFTGTGLPHNQLVAQIIRQAKVPGKEEEFLVIFAALGITADEARFFKEEAEKRGALAKTIMILNLADDPAIERIITPRIALTIAEYLAYTYNMHILVILSDMTNYCEALREISAAREEVPGRRGYPGYMYTDLATIYERAGRIHGRKGTITQMPVVTMPHDDITHPIPDLTGYITEGQIFLDRGLHRKGIYPPIDVFPSLSRLMKEGIGKGLTREDHREVSDCLYYAYAEGRRVRELIAVIGEEALSEMDRLYLHFADEFERRFINQGYYEDRSFEKTLDLGWELLSMLPESELKRADPSTIRKYLPKYRKKEAITEPSLTA